ACGCTCTCGCGAGAGGGAAGGGCGGCGCGGGGCACGGGGCAGTTGGGTGGGGAACTTCGCGCCGGCAGCGGCCACGCGGGTCAATCGTTCCGCTCGGCGTCCTTCAGCCAGACGTCGAAATCGGGGGAAGCCATGATCGACTGGGCTCGATCCCACCGGCCCTGGGCGTAAGCCCAGAAATCGTAGTCGATCTTCGAGACCTTGTTTTGGATCGCCCCCCACAACGTCCAACCGACGTCGGACATCAAAGCATTCAGGCGCATCCGCGCCAACAGGTGGCGCCTGGCTTCGCCGAAGTAGGCGGCGCACAACTCGGCCATGCGGCCGGCGTCGTACTGCAGCTCTTGACAGGTGTTGCCCAACTCGAAGCAAGGGTCGTTGTTGCCGCTATATTCAAAGTCGATCAGCCTGAGTGTCGCTCCATCATCGATGTAGTTCTCGGCCAGCAGGTCGTTGTTGCACGGGACCGTCGGCAGCGCCCGGGCCGTCACGGCCCGCTCGATCTCGCCGACGGTCGGGAGCCGCTGGCGGTACCCTTCCGGGATCCGGACTTGATGTTCGTCCACCATCTCCAAGTAGAACTCGACCAGGCGGAACATATTGAAGTCTGTGAGGAAGCGCGGCCCGGCGTGCAGGCGGCGCAAGGACTGAGCGATCCGCCCTGGCATGCCGGAGGCGGCAAGCGCCTGGTTGGACATGGTCTGTCCCTGGATGAACTCGAGCACCAGGACGTTGACCTCGGGTAGATGGTGGATCACCCGGGGACCGACGCCGGCCCGGGCGGCGGCCTTGGTGTTGTGGGCCTCATTGGCCCGATCCACGGCCAGCAAATCGGTGCTGGCGCCGGGGATGCGAACGAAGTAGGGCGTGCCATCGACTTCGACGCGGAAGTTGGCGTTGGTCAGGCCGCCCGCAAGCGGCTGCCAGACAGCCTGTTTCCCCTGCCAGTCCGGAATGGCGGCGATGACCTGGTCGATACCGATGGACATGGTGCCTCCGCCTTGTGACGTATGCGGCCGCCCCCGGCGCGACGGTGGTAGGCCGCGCCGGGGGCGGGTGAGGTCGGGCTAGCTGCGGATCCGTTCGCCCTTGGGATCGTGCAGGACGTCGGCGGCCACGCTGGCCGGGACCAGATCGCCGAAGAAGTCGACCTGCAGCTTCGTGCCCGGCTTGGCCAGGTCGAGCGGCAGGTAGCTGTAGGAAATGTTGCGTTTGACGGTGAAGCCGTACCCGGCGCTGCGCAGCCGACCCACGACCTGCTTGCCGGATAGAACGGCCTCACCGCCGTAGAGCGGGAGATACTCCTGCTCGCCGATCGTCAGGGTGCACAGCTTCTGGCTAACGCCCTGCGCCTTGATCTTGGCCAGCGCCTCTCGGCCGATGAACTCCCCCTTGTCGAGGCGGACACAGAAGCCGAGTCCGGCCATGTACGG
This is a stretch of genomic DNA from Anaerolineales bacterium. It encodes these proteins:
- a CDS encoding phosphotransferase; translated protein: MSIGIDQVIAAIPDWQGKQAVWQPLAGGLTNANFRVEVDGTPYFVRIPGASTDLLAVDRANEAHNTKAAARAGVGPRVIHHLPEVNVLVLEFIQGQTMSNQALAASGMPGRIAQSLRRLHAGPRFLTDFNMFRLVEFYLEMVDEHQVRIPEGYRQRLPTVGEIERAVTARALPTVPCNNDLLAENYIDDGATLRLIDFEYSGNNDPCFELGNTCQELQYDAGRMAELCAAYFGEARRHLLARMRLNALMSDVGWTLWGAIQNKVSKIDYDFWAYAQGRWDRAQSIMASPDFDVWLKDAERND